The following is a genomic window from Epinephelus moara isolate mb chromosome 17, YSFRI_EMoa_1.0, whole genome shotgun sequence.
NNNNNNNNNNNNNNNNNNNNNNNNNNNNNNNNNNNNNNNNNNNNNNNNNNNNNNNNNNNNNNNNNNNNNNNNNNNNNNNNNNNNNNNNNNNNNNNNNNNNNNNNNNNNNNNNNNNNNNNNNNNNNNNNNNNNNNNNNNNNNNNNNNNNNNNNNNNNNNNNNNNNNNNNNNNNNNNNNNNNNNNNNNNNNNNNNNNNNNNNNNNNNNNNNNNNNNNNNNNNNNNNNNNNNNNNNNNNNNNNNNNNNNNNNNNNNNNNNNNNNNNNNNNNNNNNNNNNNNNNNNNNNNNNNNNNNNNNNNNNNNNNNNNNNNNNNNNNNNNNNNNNNNNNNNNNNNNNNNNNNNNNNNNNNNNNNNNNNNNNNNNNNNNNNNNNNNNNNNNNNNNNNNNNNNNNNNNNNNNNNNNNNNNNNNNNNNNNNNNNNNNNNNNNNNNNNNNNNNNNNNNNNNNNNNNNNNNNNNNNNNNNNNNNNNNNNNNNNNNNNNNNNNNNNNNGTAGGTGTCTAAAAAGACGatcttcctgttgccagtaggtggcactaTGTGTATGACTGAATATTGTCAtatagatgtgttcagggtgggacaatTACTAAACATGTGAAGTGTCGTGCAGATTGCACCATTTATGCTAAAGTTATAGGAATTTCATGTTTAACGGCGAGACTTGATGCCACACCATGGCCACACCGTTTGATACTGAccaaagcttttaataacttttgatcacaAAGTTGTCTAGATGGTACGCACCAATTTTGAAGTTAATCGGATTATGTCTGCGAGAGGAGTTTGTTAATGCCAGAATTGATCaggaaattcaaaatggctggcttcctgttgggtttggccTATGGGTGCAAgaggctttttttgtgtgtcagggCGTGATACGTGTGTACCAATTTTTGTGCATGTTGGTGAAACATGCTGCAGGGGGTGCTGTTTAAAGGGCATGGCCAAGCCATTTTGCCACGCCCATCGATAAAACTCTTATCATGCGTCCTGGCCTGGactattaaagggacagtgcaccccaaaatgaaaattcagccattatctactcacccatatgctgagggaggctctggtgaagtttttgtgaggactctaaaacttcaccagaacctccctcggcatatgggtgagtagataatggctgaattttcattttggggtgcactatccctttaaggagcGTGTGAAGTTTCAGGCTTATTGAATCAAGTGCACTGAAGTTAATGCCAATTGGTGTGTTTTGGCGAAATGTCGACTTTCGCGGCACCACCATGGCAACACAATGTTAATttgtgcttattaagcattaattaacgcttattacagtaccttaatataacGTGGTACCTTGTCTTCTATTCAAtaactgtcatcatcatccactaCATTAGTGTAACCTCTTTAACTCCTTGTGTCACGACACTTTAAATCAAATGTCTCTGTACATTGTACATTTGGAGCATAAagtgattctgattctgaagaAAATCTGTGACTGTTCAACAATATGagaaaaagaaggaagaaaaaacagatCTATAGAAGCCATCTACTAATAGCACCTGTGCactgtaaaatatatttaaaacaaatagcTATTATTCATATTTCAGTGTGCAGTTTTGAGTCCTGACAGAAATAATTGAAAGATATTAACTTACCATCTATGTTGTCAATGATGAAATAACAGGTGCAACAATAAGTCAGGGTCATACGACTGCAAGAGCGTTTGTGAATATGTTTGTTGTATCTTCTCTGACTTCTCTGTTACTAGTTCCCCTCTCTGACGTGTTTCACAATAGAGTCCAAAAAACTCCAAACAAAGCATACTGAACATGATTTCAATTTTGCGACATTTAATCATGTTTTAGATTAAATGATTGTGTCATTGTGAAAGCTCAAAATCCATCAACGTGTGGGCCTCTGTCACTCTCAAGGgggagggaaaaaataaatataataaaatactaCACTACTACTACTTTGACTAGTACTATTACTGccactactacttctactaccacttccacttcttcttcttcccccaCGACTAACTTACTTTACAGAGTAAAAACATTTTGCTCAAATCAAATTTTTTCACAAACTTCAGTTTATTGATTGTTCATATTTATCTTGGTTATACATTTTAATCCACTAACAATCACAGCTATGTGAACAAAATGATGTTGTACATAGATTAAATGATATTTGCTGGTTAGCTTTTGCAACAGAGAACAGTGAACAATGAGTACATTGATTTGattacaacatttttaaaagatctcagacataaaatatgttaaaacaattttatatttgtggtttgtagcTTCAGTTTACAGCAGGGATGCTCAACTTGCCGTGCTCAGGGGCAACTTTTGCAAAAGGACAACCAGTTaataaagaaacattaaaatatttatcagtaaaTATAACAAATGAGTTGCCTGTTTTCAACCCCCTGATGTTTACTGTACGTGGGGGTGTTTTTTAGGACTTGAGGACATTGGGGACGTAGCCCTGACCTCAgaaaacaagctctattttgatgcttttttgcACTCTGGCAGCTAATTTAGATtcaaagcacacaaaaaaaatccaatttgaATCAGTTTTTTCCATTGTGAACTAGTAAGAGGTTGGTCGACCACCTGGCACCCTGTCGTGGGCCAAATGTGGCCCATGGGCCATGAGTTGAGTCCCACTGGTTTATAGTATATGCACttaacaacacatcaaacacagagTCTGTGGTTAAGATAAAATTGCAACTTGCTGTGCAGCAgttactataaaaaaaaaaaatatcatatacaataaaaataaggtGCAAATCCAAATATTTACAATGCAGTTTGGATCACATCCACACCTGTGAAAACTCCGGTGCTTCACAAACATCTTCCCCCGGGCAACACactgttttatgcagaacattatgatgtcacagtgaagctgacctttgaccttttgtatatACAATGTCttcaattcatcattttatcctattagacatttgtgtcatatAGTTAGTGtaggaattcttgagttataaccaaaatgtgttttgtgaggtcacactgactttgacctttgaccttcaaccaccaaattcttcaGTCTAAGAGGATATTTTTGCCAAATTCAAAAAAATTCCATCCAGGCGTTCGAGAGGAGTCGTGTTCATGAGATTGAGGCTGATGCAAGGTTACActgaccttggcctttgaccaaTGACCACAAAAATTTAATCAGGTCATGGTtgtgtccaagtggacattggtgccaaatttggCATTCTTTTGAGATACCACATTAGCAAGAATGGgagggacggacagacggatggatggaaggacagacaacctgaaatcATAAATTCTTTCACTGATGTGGAGGCATAAAGATAGATTGTGAAACAGGAAAAAGCGCTTGAAGCACAGACAAGATAAAACCTGTGACATATCACATATGAATAAACATTCTTCAGCTCAATGGTTAACGATGGGTTAAATAGATTTTCATGTGATCTGCAGGGAGACATGACTTTAATGATATATTCTCCTCCCTTTCATCAGTGGTCACAGCTCATTGTAGGTTTTAACTCTCTTTTAACTTTGAATCTGGTGGTTTACTTGAAACATTCAAACAATCGCTCACTCCATCTATGATAGACTGGGCTCCCTCCTTGACAGCAGCTGCTGACATCTTTACTGCTTCCCATGGCGTGTCTGCTCCCTCAGCTGCATGATATCCTGTATAACCTCCCACTACTGCTCCCACTGCAGCAGATACCGAAGTAAGTGAGATGAATGCTGTTCCAGTTGCTCCTACTCCCCCTGCTACTGCTGCTCCTTCTGCtgttgctcctgctgctgctgctgctcctcctcccgCTGCTGCacctgccgctgctgctgcttctgctgctgctgcacctcctgcagctgctgctcctgctgctgctgctcctcctcctgctgctgcacctgctgctgttcctcctgcagctgctgctcctgcgcctgctgctcctgctgctgttcctcctgcaccagctgctcctgctgctgctccttttgCTGCTAGTACAACTGTTTTGGCCACAGGCACTAGTTCCTTTAAAGCTGAGACAACTACTCCACCCATCACTACTGCACCAAACAAAGCTCCTAACAATGCACCTGTTGCAACACCTGCCAGTTTGATCCAGATCTTCCTAAATGCCCTGTCTTTAGCCTGTTGTGTGATCTCTTCTTCTGACATGTTTCCCGATGACTTTCTCATGCGCATCTTCTTTTGTTCAATTATTTCCTGTACTACTCGGAACAACTCATTGGTGTAGTAGCCTCCTTTGTTTGCTTCAGTTGTCTTGTCTACTGACTTAAGTAGCTCCTCCACCTGGTACTTGTTGCTCCTGTATTCATCCCGTTGGTTGTTCTTCCAGTATTTGTTATCAATCACGTGGCAGCGACCTCCGCACTTCTTCACCAGGTCACTCACAGACTCGTTCTGGTGAACCAAATTCTCAATTGTCTCTCCTGCAGGGAGCTGGTCACCATGAGTAAAGAGAACTGTTGTGTATTTGAAAACTTCCTCAGAaaagtattcatttattttgatgatgacATCCTGCTCCTGCTTTGTGTATCTTCCCCACGTGAGCACAATGAGAAAAGCATGAGGCCCAGGAGCGCACTCTGTGATACACCTCACTATCTCAGGCTTCAGCTTGTCATCATCACCATCCGTGTCGAAGAAACCAGGAGTGTCGATCAAAGTGATGTTTCTCCCATTGACAGATCTGGTTTCTGCTTGACATTTTCTTGTTTCAGAGTTGAGATTGTGGGAGGTCTTGAACAGTTCCTCTCCAAATATGGTGTTAGCCAGGCTGCTT
Proteins encoded in this region:
- the LOC126404510 gene encoding GTPase IMAP family member 7-like — encoded protein: MADRRIAILGKTGAGKSSLANTIFGEELFKTSHNLNSETRKCQAETRSVNGRNITLIDTPGFFDTDGDDDKLKPEIVRCITECAPGPHAFLIVLTWGRYTKQEQDVIIKINEYFSEEVFKYTTVLFTHGDQLPAGETIENLVHQNESVSDLVKKCGGRCHVIDNKYWKNNQRDEYRSNKYQVEELLKSVDKTTEANKGGYYTNELFRVVQEIIEQKKMRMRKSSGNMSEEEITQQAKDRAFRKIWIKLAGVATGALLGALFGAVVMGGVVVSALKELVPVAKTVVLAAKGAAAGAAGAGGTAAGAAGAGAAAAGGTAAGAAAGGGAAAAGAAAAGGAAAAEAAAAAGAAAGGGAAAAAGATAEGAAVAGGVGATGTAFISLTSVSAAVGAVVGGYTGYHAAEGADTPWEAVKMSAAAVKEGAQSIIDGVSDCLNVSSKPPDSKLKES